The Streptomyces sp. NBC_00224 genome contains the following window.
GGCCGCGCTGCACCAGGAGCTGCTCAACCCCGCCCCCGACGTCCGCCCCGCCCCCGAAGCCCTCGGCAACCTGCGGCCCCGCCTGACCTCCTTCGTCGGGCGCGAGCCCGAACTCGCCGCGATCAGGCGCGACTTGGCCGCTCACCGGCTCGTCACCCTCACCGGGCCCGGCGGCTCCGGCAAGACCCGGCTCGCCGAGGAGTCCGCCGCGCACACCCCCGCGTGGCTCGTGGAGCTCGCCCCGCTGGACCACCCGGACGCCGTCCCCGGCGCCGTCGTCTCCGCGCTCGGGCTGCGCGAGACCACCCTGCTGGGGCGGGACGGGCAGCCGCACCCGGACGACCCCGTCGCCCGGCTCGTCGACCACTTCGCCGGCGCCCCCCGTACCCTCCTCGTCCTCGACAACTGCGAGCACGTCGTGGACGCCGCCGCCCGGCTCGCGGAGACGCTGCTGACGCGCTGTCCGGCGCTGCGGATCCTCGCCACCAGCCGCGAACCCCTCGGCGTGCCCGGCGAGCGGGTCCGGTCGGTCGAGCCGTTGCCGCCCGACCCCGCGCACCGGCTCTTCGCCGAGCGCGCCCGTACCGTACGGCCCGACTTCGACCCGGCCGACGACCCCGAGGCCATCGCCGAGATCTGCCGGCGGCTCGACGGGCTGCCGCTGGCGATCGAGCTGGCCGCCGCCCGGCTGCGGCTGCTCGCCCCGCGCCAGATCGCGGACCGGCTCGACGACCGGTTCCGCCTGCTGACCAGCGGCAGCCGGACCGTACTGCCCCGCCAGCAGACCCTGCGCGCGGTCGTCGACTGGTCGTGGGACCTGCTCGACGAGCGCGAGCGCGCGGTGCTGCGCCGCGCCTCCGTCTTCGCCGGCGGCTGGGACCTGGCCGCCGCCCAGGCCGTCTGCGGCTCGACCGACGATCTGGCGGCCCTGGTCGACAAGTCCCTGGTCGTGGCCGCCCCCGATCCGGACACGGGCGGGATGCGCTACCGGATGCTGGAGACCATCCACGAGTACGCCACCGAGCGCGCGGCCGAGACCCCGAGCCTGCTCGACGACGCCGCCCGCGCCCACACCGCGTACTACCGCGAACTGGCCCAGGAAGCCGACCCGTTGCTGCGCTCGCACGGGCAGCTGTCCTGGATCCGGCGCGTCGAGCGCGAGCTCGACAACATCCGGGCCGCGCTGCACCGCGCCACCGTCACCGACCCCCAACCCGTCGAGGCCCGTGACATCGCCCTCGCCATGGGCTGGTTCTGGTGGCTGCGCAACTACCGCAGTGAGGGGGTCGGGTGGGTCGACCGCATCCTCGGCCGGGAGGGGAGCGGCGAGGGGAGTGGCGAGGGCGCGGACGCCTGCCCCGACGACCCCGACGCGCCCGACTACTGGCCGCGTATGCGGCTCGCGCTGCTGCGGATCTTCCTGATCGAGGAGTCCGGCGGCCCTGCCGAGCGGCTGCGTACGCCCGAGGCGCTGGCGGAGATGGCGAGGCTCCGCGAGGCGTTCGGGCGGGGCGGGCCGGAGGCGGCCCGGTTCCCCGGGCTGCTCTGGCCGTTCGCCGTGTTCCTCGCCCAGGGCCCCGGGTCGGCGCGCGAGTCCATGGACGTCGTGGTCACCAACTGCCGTGCGTACGGCGGCGAATGGGAGATCGGCGTCAGCCTCATGTTCCGTACACACATGGTCATCGACATGCCCGGCGGGGTGTGGGACATCGACGGCGACCTCGCGGAGCTACGGACGCTGAGCCGCCGCGTCGGCGACCGCTGGATGCGGGCCCAGGTGGCCAGCGCCGCCGGGGAGGCGGCGATGATGCGCGGGCTGCCCGCGCAGG
Protein-coding sequences here:
- a CDS encoding BTAD domain-containing putative transcriptional regulator; amino-acid sequence: MRYRILGVTEAQDEHGQNVPLGGPRLRALLTALAARADRPTPVPLPTLIDAIWPDDPPHDAPAALQALVGRLRRTIGREAVASEPGGYRLAVDAPHDIDLFAFERQIRTGTRQLDGGDPDTAAETLRTALALWRGPALADLPDRAAAAAGPDAQRLAALRARIEADLRRGATAHLPAELAALIESHPYDEPLHAQLIRALRAEGRTADALLAYETARRTLADALGADPGPELAALHQELLNPAPDVRPAPEALGNLRPRLTSFVGREPELAAIRRDLAAHRLVTLTGPGGSGKTRLAEESAAHTPAWLVELAPLDHPDAVPGAVVSALGLRETTLLGRDGQPHPDDPVARLVDHFAGAPRTLLVLDNCEHVVDAAARLAETLLTRCPALRILATSREPLGVPGERVRSVEPLPPDPAHRLFAERARTVRPDFDPADDPEAIAEICRRLDGLPLAIELAAARLRLLAPRQIADRLDDRFRLLTSGSRTVLPRQQTLRAVVDWSWDLLDERERAVLRRASVFAGGWDLAAAQAVCGSTDDLAALVDKSLVVAAPDPDTGGMRYRMLETIHEYATERAAETPSLLDDAARAHTAYYRELAQEADPLLRSHGQLSWIRRVERELDNIRAALHRATVTDPQPVEARDIALAMGWFWWLRNYRSEGVGWVDRILGREGSGEGSGEGADACPDDPDAPDYWPRMRLALLRIFLIEESGGPAERLRTPEALAEMARLREAFGRGGPEAARFPGLLWPFAVFLAQGPGSARESMDVVVTNCRAYGGEWEIGVSLMFRTHMVIDMPGGVWDIDGDLAELRTLSRRVGDRWMRAQVASAAGEAAMMRGLPAQARPEYEEALGLAREVGAHAEAPFLLARIAELTYRAGDLDGAVKILDEAEAEAVRYGVRDSASYIHYQRACMALDAGDAVTARAECDAAQAATVRSTPPPHFTAILEALDARVAAIESGPAVGVRGLASALRMADAAGCAEILLAHFAEGAAQLLPDLGELALTVRVLAAAGTWRAGIPLWPRDRAALDALRDRLREELGPRLYGEEQAAGAGLTTTEVAGLLEEVVNGS